A window of Oncorhynchus nerka isolate Pitt River linkage group LG4, Oner_Uvic_2.0, whole genome shotgun sequence contains these coding sequences:
- the LOC115118407 gene encoding c-Myc-binding protein-like, producing the protein MAHYRASESKREQFRRYLEKAGVLDSLTNVLVALYEEPDKPNNALDFLKHHLGVAGAEPGDTEALRLELTELQQKWDLLMEENKDLRNRLLQYEPAPEDGAAE; encoded by the exons ATGGCCCATTACAGA GCTTCAGAGTCCAAGAGAGAACAATTTCGAAGGTATCTAGAAAAAGCTGGAGTTCTTGACAGTCTCACCAATG TGTTGGTCGCCCTGTACGAGGAGCCAGATAAACCTAATAATGCTTTGGA CTTTCTAAAGCATCACCTTGGTGTGGCTGGTGCTGAGCCAGGAGACACGGAGGCCCTCCGTCTGGAGCTAACTGAGCTACAGCAGAAGTGGGATCTGCTCATGGAGGAAAACAAAGACCTCAGAAACAGG CTTCTGCAGTATGAACCAGCACCCGAGGATGGAGCAGCAGAGTAG